Proteins from a genomic interval of Actinoalloteichus hymeniacidonis:
- the nusG gene encoding transcription termination/antitermination protein NusG, with translation MTSNEDSQELAGLSDVQAHAADADADSTFAESTESGETATEATNGAAEATPAAEPAEEPEFDPVAEMRAALASAPGEWYVVHSYAGYENKVKTNLETRVQTLDVEDFIFQVEVPTEEVTEIKNGQRKQVQRKVLPGYILVRMELNDASWGAVRNTPGVTGFVGATSRPSPLTLDEVLKFLVPQVEEAKPEKGKAAAAAGKSSIEVDFEVGESVTVMDGPFATLPATINEVNAEQQKLKVLVSIFGRETPVELSFNQVSKI, from the coding sequence CCTGTCCGACGTGCAGGCGCACGCTGCGGACGCCGATGCCGACTCGACCTTCGCCGAGTCGACCGAGTCCGGCGAGACTGCCACGGAGGCCACCAACGGCGCGGCCGAGGCGACTCCGGCAGCCGAGCCGGCCGAGGAACCCGAGTTCGACCCGGTGGCCGAGATGCGTGCCGCCCTGGCGAGCGCGCCCGGCGAGTGGTACGTCGTGCACTCCTACGCCGGTTACGAGAACAAGGTCAAGACCAACCTCGAGACCCGGGTGCAGACCCTTGACGTGGAGGACTTCATCTTCCAGGTCGAGGTGCCGACCGAAGAGGTCACCGAGATCAAGAACGGCCAGCGTAAGCAGGTGCAGCGCAAGGTGCTGCCCGGCTACATCCTGGTTCGGATGGAGCTCAACGACGCTTCGTGGGGCGCGGTGCGCAACACCCCGGGCGTGACGGGCTTCGTCGGCGCGACCTCGCGGCCATCGCCGCTGACCCTGGACGAGGTCTTGAAGTTCCTTGTCCCGCAGGTCGAGGAGGCCAAGCCGGAGAAGGGCAAGGCGGCCGCGGCGGCGGGCAAGTCGAGCATCGAGGTCGACTTCGAGGTCGGCGAGTCGGTGACGGTCATGGACGGACCGTTCGCCACGCTGCCCGCGACGATCAACGAGGTCAACGCCGAACAGCAGAAGCTCAAGGTGTTGGTATCGATCTTCGGTCGCGAGACGCCGGTCGAGCTCTCGTTCAACCAGGTCTCCAAGATCTGA